TATATTAATCAAGATATTGAAGATATAAAACAAGCAAAACATGAAGAGCTTTTAACAAGAAATAGTGAAAAAGAGATGCTAATTGAAAAAATCACTTCATTCAAACAACAATTAAATGAAGAGATAGTAAAAGAGATGGAAAGTGGTGTAGATGTTAATATCTATAGAAGTAAAGTAGATAATCTTGAAGCTGAACTAAGAAATCTTTATGAATTAAATAGAAAACTTGCATTAATAGTTCAACCAATCCAACAAATGTATAAAGAAATTGTTGATGAAATAACACAATTAAACGGAGGACAAATGTTCGATGTTAAGGCTTAGTAGTCTTTTTATAATTAGTTCTTTATTATTAGCTAAACTTTTTGCTATTGAAGTAGTAGTCGCTACTCAAGATATTCACTATAATGAATTTGTAACAGATAAGATGGTACGAAAAACAGAAGTAAAAAGTGTAAAAAGAAATTGTATTCCTGCTTCATTTGAAGCTTTTAAAACAAAAAAACTACAAGCAACACATTACATGAAAAAGGGATTTATTATTTGCCAAAATGATATAAAAGAGTATTCTAATGAATCAGTTTTATTTAATTTTGGTTCAATTCAAATTGAAAAACATGGTGAAATAATCTTTGAAAATGATGAGTATCTTAGAATTAGAAAAAGTGATGGTGAAATTGAAAAAATATATAAAGATGGACGAATAAAATGAATATGCTCTCATTTTTAGGAGAAACACCTACTGCTGCTTTAAAAAATGCACAAGCTGAATGTGGTGAAGAAGCAATAGTAATTTCTACAAAAAAGATATCTGATGCCAAAGATGGTAGTAAAGATATGTATGAAGTTATTGTAGCTTTAGAAGATGAAGATAAAGAGATAAAACATACAAAAAAAATAACAAGTCCTTCTGTATCAAATAATAGTACTAAAGATAAGAGTTTTCAAGCAAAAGTATATGATTTTAAAGAAGAGATACTAAAGATGCAAGATGCAATCATGCAAGTACAAAAATCTCTTTGGAATCCAAAAAGTCAACTATATGATTTAACTATCCCTTTAGAATTTGTAGATATGTATAATCTTTTTGAACAAAATGAATTTGATCAAGAGATGACATATACAATTATGAAAAAAACAATTAAGCAACTACCTATTGCTTTAAAAGCAAATCCAAAAAAAGTAAATGATTTTTTCAAATTAGTATTAAGAAGAATTATTCCTATAAAACAAGAAATACCACTTCGAAAGCATCAAAGAAAGATTGTAATGATGGTAGGTCCTACTGGAGTTGGTAAAACTACTACAATTGCAAAATTAGCTGCAAGGTATGCTTATAAATTAGGTCAAAACTATAAAGTGGGAATTGTAACCCTAGACTCTTTTAGAGTAGGAGCAATTGAACAATTGCAAGCCTATACAAATATTATGAGATTACCTTTAGAAGTAGTAAAAAAACCTGAAGATTTAGTAGAGGCTTTACTTAGATTAAAAGATTGTAATTATATTTTTATTGATACTGCTGGTTCAAGTCAGTATGATGTTGACAAAATTGAAATGATTAATGAATATCAAGAAAAAGTACATGAACTACCTATAGAAAAGGTATTAGTACTTCCTGCAAATGTAAAGCATAGTGATTTAGTAG
This sequence is a window from Halarcobacter bivalviorum. Protein-coding genes within it:
- the flhF gene encoding flagellar biosynthesis protein FlhF translates to MNMLSFLGETPTAALKNAQAECGEEAIVISTKKISDAKDGSKDMYEVIVALEDEDKEIKHTKKITSPSVSNNSTKDKSFQAKVYDFKEEILKMQDAIMQVQKSLWNPKSQLYDLTIPLEFVDMYNLFEQNEFDQEMTYTIMKKTIKQLPIALKANPKKVNDFFKLVLRRIIPIKQEIPLRKHQRKIVMMVGPTGVGKTTTIAKLAARYAYKLGQNYKVGIVTLDSFRVGAIEQLQAYTNIMRLPLEVVKKPEDLVEALLRLKDCNYIFIDTAGSSQYDVDKIEMINEYQEKVHELPIEKVLVLPANVKHSDLVDIYTNYSRLNIDYLTFTKLDETRSFGNLISFAHKTKKSITYFSIGQNVPDDLIVSDSSFLIDCFMNNSCVRR